Proteins from a genomic interval of Microscilla marina ATCC 23134:
- a CDS encoding acyl carrier protein phosphodiesterase has protein sequence MDILPPKVQELLPHMIKQNWLAGYANLENIGRALTRVSERISMRTQYDSKIELAIKNLETGYREFENDFNVFFPDMIVYINAFLSKIHTEV, from the coding sequence ATGGATATTTTGCCCCCAAAAGTACAAGAGTTGCTACCTCATATGATCAAGCAAAACTGGTTGGCAGGGTACGCAAACCTCGAAAACATAGGCAGAGCGCTCACCAGGGTAAGTGAACGTATTAGCATGCGCACACAATATGACTCAAAGATTGAGTTGGCAATCAAAAACCTGGAAACAGGCTATCGTGAGTTTGAAAATGATTTTAATGTGTTTTTTCCGGATATGATTGTTTATATCAATGCATTTTTATCAAAAATTCATACCGAGGTATAG
- a CDS encoding DUF3127 domain-containing protein, whose protein sequence is MLEINGVLRQVLPLESGQGRNGEWKKQSFVIETMDQYPKSVCITMWGDKIDRLQQFNLGDEIKASINIESREYNGKWYTDVKAWRIDALNQASTPAAGNNPNTPMPEPPPFEETFNLKSDDTEQDDLPF, encoded by the coding sequence ATGCTAGAAATTAATGGAGTACTTCGTCAGGTATTGCCTCTAGAAAGCGGGCAAGGACGCAACGGAGAATGGAAAAAACAAAGTTTTGTTATCGAAACTATGGACCAGTATCCTAAATCGGTTTGTATTACTATGTGGGGCGACAAAATTGACCGCCTACAGCAGTTTAATCTTGGCGATGAAATCAAAGCTTCTATCAATATAGAATCACGGGAATATAATGGTAAATGGTATACTGATGTAAAGGCATGGAGAATCGATGCGCTTAATCAAGCAAGTACTCCTGCTGCTGGTAACAACCCAAATACACCTATGCCTGAGCCTCCTCCCTTTGAAGAAACTTTCAACCTCAAGTCTGACGATACCGAGCAAGACGACTTGCCGTTCTAA